AGTGTTGCTCAAAAGGCAACCAGCAGAGGGCATGGTCAACCCAGCGACGCATCTTCCGCACCCGCCAGCGCGCCCAGGCCCAAATTTGCGGCGGCCCGTAGAAAAAGACGGGAATCCCCCGGCTTTTGGCGGCCCTAGCCAAATGCCAGTTGAATCCAGGATAGTCGATAAGCACGACCGCGTCCGGCCGATGGTGCTCCATTTCTGCAATGGCCTGGCGATAGAAGCGGTAAAAATGATGGAGCTGAACTATCGGGCGCAGGAATCCCATCACGGCATGGGAGGTCAGATCAGCGAGAAGGTGGCACCCGGCCTGGGCCATCCGTGCTCCGCCGAAGCCCACGAGAGTAATTTCAGAAAGTCTAAGGCGGAGCGCTGTGATGAGGGCCGCGCCGTGCTGGTCGCCGCTTGGTTCCCCCGCTGAGAAAAAAATTCTGTGCGTCATGGACGCCTCCTTGCCGCTTCATTTCCGATTTGGCCGCATTCTCACGCAGGGAGCAAATCCATGGTGCGTCAAATCGGGCGGGGCCTAAATTTTCCCGCACATCGCCGAATGGGTGCATCACCTTTAACACCGGGACCGGTCGGCCCCACCAACCTGAGGCGTCACGCCGGAAACGCTGGCTGAATTGCGGGGTGCCGGAACCGCCTTCTGGACATGCGCGAACACCTCTCCCGCGTGATAACTGGACCGCACAAATGGACCGCTGTAAACCTCCTTGAAGCCGATGCGCCGTGCCATTTCCGCCAGGTGATCGAATTCCTCGGGATGGTAATATCGGACCACGGGAAGATTCTGAGGGGTGGGCTGGAGATACTGGCCTACAGTGAGGATATCCACGCCCACCGCTACCAGATCGGCGAAAGTGTCGAGAAGTTCCTGGTAGGTCTCTCCCAGGCCCACCATCAAGCCCGACTTGGTACACAGGCCGGGGAATTCCCGCTTGAGACGCCGGAACATTTCGAGCGTCCAGCGGTAATTGGCCTTGCGTCCGCGAACTGTGGCGTAAAGCCGGGGGACGGTCTCGGTGTTGTGATTGTAAACATCCGGCCTGGCCGCCGCGACGGTTGCTACAGACTCCCACCGCCCATGAAAGTCAGAGGGCAAAACTTCGATTGTCGCCTGGGTGACGGCACGCACGGCCTCGATCGTCCGCACAAAATGGGCGGCGCCACCATCCGGGAGATCATCCCGGGTGACGCAGGTGATGACGACATGTTTGAGTCCCAGAGTGGCAGCGGCCTGGGCGACGCGGTGGGGTTCCGTAGGATCGAGCGGTTGCGTTTTTCCTTTTTTCACCGCACAGAATCCGCACCGCCGCGTGCAGACTTCGCCCATGATCATGAACGTCGCGGTGCGCCGGGCGTAGCACTCCATCCGATTGGGGCATTTGGCATGCTCACACACCGTGACCAGGCCCAGCGTTTCCACCAGTCGGGCGGTGAAATGATTGCCGTTGCCCTTGGGAACGTGACGCTTCAGCCAGCGAGGCAAACCGCGACGGCTGAGGTTTGCCGCCTCCTCGCAAGATTCACTGGTCACAATAGGGAGCTGAATGGATGTCACTGCGTGGATTGACTCCCGATCATTTTTTCAGCAGGTCGAGCAGACTCTGGCCGGGGCTACTTCCCAGACCACCCTTGAGCGGCTTGGGCGGCTTCTGCTTCTTGGGTGGCGGTGGCGGAGCGGCAGGTTCGGCGGTCTGCGTACTGGTCTCGGCGCTTTCCGGTTGTGGCGTGGGCTCCGGCTCTTTCATTTTCATCGCCGCCCGGATGGACAGGCTGATCTTTTTCTCCTGCGGATCAAAAGCCAGCACCACAACATCCACCTCGTCCCCCTCTTTGACCACGTCCCTTACCCGGGACACACGCTTGGTGGAAAGCTCCGAAATGTGCACGAGTCCTTCCACCCCCGGTTCCAGCTCCACAAAAGCGCCGAAATCCATAATCCGCGTGACGCGGCCTTTCCAGAGCGATTGCGGGACGTATTTCTTGTCCGCGTCCTCCCAAGGGTTGTAGAGCAGATCGCGGTAGCCCAGGCTGATCCGCTGGTTTTCGCGATCGACTTTGTCGATGCGGACCTTGATGGTCTGGCCTTCGCGGAGGACCTCACTGGGATGCTTGATCCGTCCCCAGGCGATCTGGCTGATGTGCAGCAACCCATCCACGCCCCCGAGATCGACAAAAGCCCCAAACTCCGTAAGTCGCCGCACGACACCGTCGCGGATCTGGCCTGGCGTCAGTGAATCCCACAATAGTCGCTGGGCTTGTTCCCGCTCCCGTTCCAGCACAGCGCGACGGCTGAGCACCAGATTTTTGCGTTGCGGGTCCGCTTCCAGTACCACGCAGGTAAACGACTGGCCAACATATTCTTCCGGCTTTTCCACGCGGAAGATGTCAATCTGGCTGATGGGAATGAATCCGCGAATGCGATTGACCTCGCATTCCAGTCCGCCCTGATTGACGCCCGTCACCCGCGCTTCCACGAGCATGCCCTCGCTCAGGTCGGCCCAGTCGGCAACATCGGCCGCGGCAGCCGGCAGGACGAGTTCATAGACCCCCTCTTCGGGCACGAAGCGAACGACGCGGACTTCCACGGACTGCCCAACTTGAGGCGGTTCGCGGAACAACTTGAGCGGCACAATCCCCTGTTCGCGGAGGCCCAACTCCACAAACACATTCTCGCCGCGCACGGCCAGCACTTTCCCCACGTGGCGGGACTCCGGCTCAAGCTGGCCCACCTTCACCTTGCTGGCGGTTTCGGTAATGAGCTGTTCCACCGCGACATCGCCGAGGGCTTCGGCAAATTCCTTTTCCAGATCAGGCGGCAATCCTGCCCGGCGGTTGAACAGGTCCTGGACTGCCTCCCGCGTGAGAATCTGCGCCGAGTCCCGCACCTGCTGCCGGAGTTGGTCGATCTCACTGGCGAGGATTTTTTCGGGACGCTCTTCTTCCGCTTCATCCTCGGGGAAATCCGGCAGGGCTGAAAAGACGCGTGCTGGTCTCTCCTCGGTTGCGGTGAGCTTTCCGCCCGGGGACTGATCAGATGGCGTGAACGTCCCGGTCTTGGCATTGCCAGATGCGGCAACGTCCGCCTCTCGAGACGGCACGCCAAGGCCTTGCAGCGGCTCCGAGATCGCCGCGGCATCGCGGACGACATCGGCGTTAGCGACCGCATCGCCAGCCAGTACCTGTTCCTGGGCTGGTTGCGGGCTGCTTTCTGGTGAACTCTTCTCCCCGGCTGACGCACCTGCGGGTGGTCCCGTCAGACGGCCAGGGCGAGTGGTTTCTGGGAGGGACGGTCGCGGCCGTGCCGGGGTCACGGGCTTGCCAGGCCGCGGACGATAGGCAGCCGGGTCCCGTTGCGAGCCAATGAGAATCCGCGGACGATTCGAAGACGCCGTGTTTTCCCCCGACGATGCACCGCTAGTGGTGGCCTGATCGGTAGCAGCCGTTTCCGTCGAGCTTTCGGACGGGGGCTGATTCCCCTGGTCACCACCTGGCGCGTCGTGTTTCCGTGAATCACCCAAACCGTCACCAGAATGGGGGAGAGGGTCGTGCGGATCGTAACTCATGGAAATTGCTCGGAACTGCCAGCGTCAAACAACACGCGTCCTACGCCGACCAAAGGCCGGTTTGTAACCTATGCTCTTATTGTACGGCTAAAAGAAAGCTCACTCCAGGTGTGATGTGGCGGAACGGCTTTCCCGACGCTGGAGCAGCCTGGATGCTGGGGCAGTCTCGCAAAAAACGCGGAGACAAGGACGCCAAGTTGAGCGGACCAGGAAGAATAAACGAGGGTACGGTAGATCCCCCCTGAAGGGGTTGTTGCCATCTTGGTCGGCACGAGCGGCCCCAAACTTGAAAAAATCTTTGCGTCAGATTGTCTTTCTACAACAAAACTTGCGCCAGAAGGCGTTAAATTTTGCCAGGTTGAGCGTTTGCATCCCGCGAATTACAGCCCAAAATTGAGTAGGGACGTGTCCCGGCCATCCTGTGCGCCGGAGCTGGTAGTCGTCCACGATGACGGTGTCCATTTCGTAGATGAGCATTAAGCAAGAGGGAATGAAGATCAGACTCCGAGGGGAGATCCCAGAGTCTTCCGATTTGTTCGCACGAGGTGAAAGAATGAATGCCGCGATTTATCTGACACGGCGTTTGGTTCCCGTGATCACGGCGGTGGGCCTTGCCTGGGCGGGATTTTCCGTAGGTTTCGGTCAGGTCGTTACAAGCTCGGCAGTCATTTCGCCCTGCGAAGGAACAAGCTACCGGCTCGTCTATCAGACCGTGTACGAGCCGGTCCAGGTCACTTCCTATCGCCTGGAATGCGAAACGCAGTATGAACAGCGTAAGGTGGTGACCTATAAACCGGTTTGGGAGACGGAATACCGCGAGCGGCGTTACACGGTCAGTCGGCCGGTGGCGGAAACCAGCGTTCGCGAGGAACGGGTCACGGTCTATAAGCCCGTATGGGAGACAGAGTATCGCGACGAGAGCTACAACGTCATCCGTTACGTGCAGGAGACGGCGGAGCGGGAAGAGCGGGTGAAGGTCCTCAAACCCGTTTGGGAAACCCAGGAAAGGGAAGAATGTTACACCGTGATGCAACCGGTCCGCCAGATCGTGTATCGCACCCAGTACCGCACGGTCATGGAGCCGGTGGTCACCTACAGGACGCAGTACGTGGACCAGGGGCAATATGTGGACCAGCTCGTCCTGAAACCGGGGTTGTTCGCGAATCGGTTGACCTGGCAGGCCGGTCAGCCAGTGGTGGACCCCGTGACCGGCGCTGTCACCTGGCAGCCCGGCGGACTGTACTGGGTGCCCAACAATCGCGGTCGGTACGAATTCCGCAAGGTATGGCAACCCAACATCGTGGCCCAGGTGGTCCCCGAGACGCAGTACGTGGCCAAGGTGGTGACGGAGCAGGTTCCGGTGGAAGTGGTGACTTATCAGCCTCAGGAAGTCCGGCGAAAGGTGCCCGTCCAGGTCTGCCGCATGGTTGAGGAAGAGCAGATCCGCAAGATTCCGATCACTGTGATGCGGCCGGTGGTGGAGCGGGTGGAAAAGAAAGTCCCCGTCCAGGTCTGTCGCATGGTGGCGGAGGAACAGGTTCGTCAGATCCCCGTCACCACGTACAAATGGGTGACGGAAGAACGTGTCGAACAGATACCGGTGCAGGTGTGTCGCATGGTCGCGGAAGAGCAAACGGTCACGGTTCCCCGCACGGTGCAGAAATATGTGCCGGTGACCTACACGTGCTACCGCCCGCGGACGGTCGTTTGCCGGGTGCCGGTGGATCCCTGCCTGGTCCCGGTGGATCTTTGCCCGGTGCCGAGCACAACAGTCGCGCCGAGCACGACCGTTCCCTCTCAGCCGACACCGGCGCCGAGTACTTCCGGCCAATCCCCAAGCCCGGCCGACCAGCAGCCGACGCTCCCTCGTGAGACGCAGCGTGCGCCGGAAAAGCCCGTTCCTGGCCCCGCTCCGCTGGAAAACGGAGGGGCGGGTTCGGGCACGCCGTCACAGCCGGGAAGCGGTGCCCCGCCTGCTGCACCGCCTCAGCCGCCGGCTCCTACCCCCTCAGCTAGCGGCAGCACGACGTGACAGGTAGCCGATAACGCCACTTGCCCCCGGCTTATCATTCCTTTTCCTCGGCCGCTGGAAAGGGACACGGACCTGGGTGAAGCGGCACGGGAGTCGGACTCATTCCGGAGGGACGTACTTTGTCACGTCCGCTTTGTCGGAGGGACCTGCTTGTCAGGTCCGCCGTTTAAGATTCGAGCCTCCACCGCGTTTCACCGGGGACTGAAGTCCCTCGCCGAAAGCGGGGCTAAAGCCCCGCACTCCATATGTGGAGCCGGGGACGACAAGCGTGCCCCTCCGAAGGCTTTCTCAGAGCGAGCTGCGTCTCAGCTCCACATTCCAACCTTTGGCGACTGCACTTCACCGACCGGGCACCGCGTGCTCGGCTCAGTTGCGAGTTAAACGGTAGGGGCAATTCATGAATGGCCCCTACCACACTGTGACACACGTTGAAATTGCCGGACGAGCAGTCGTCCGTCCCTTTTCACGGCACCAGTTCCAATGTTGCCCAGAGGCTGGGGTCTTCATCGTAGGGCAGCGGCCTGCCAGCCGTAAACACGAATTCGCGATCACGGGCCAGATCGCACACCGCATAGTTGAACCCCAAACGGGGATATTCGCGCGGATCGTAGCCTGTCAGGGCATCTTTCAAAAAGAGCATGTCCACGCAATAGCCGTCCGTGTATTCCCGGACGAGAGACTTCAAGCTTCTCGGGGGCGGCGGACTCGGAGCCTCTTTTGCCCGAGGAATACCCACCCACGCCATCTTCGCCTCAAGGGCCTGGTTGCTCGCCACGTTGGCCAGCAACACAAAACGGTGGCAGTACCGTGTGGCACGGTGGACATCGTGGACCGCGCGGGTGTCGATCCACACGTGGATCCACTGGGCGGCATGAACCATCCGCTTTGCCCGGGGACCTATCTGAAGGTCAAAAATGTGGAACCGCAATGCCAATCCGTCCTCATTCCAGCCCGCACGAACTTCCAACGGGGGAGTTGTCCCTTCCAGCCCTGCCAGGTTGGGCAAGCGATAGGATTCATCCAAATTCGCGCCATCCCGGTCCCACAGGGTCGCGCAATGACGGCAGGGCACCGCGAATTGAAACAGCGCCCGGGAAGGAATGGAAAGCAAAGCACGTTTATCACTGGCCATGGTGATGGTTCCTCATCAGGTGATGGCCTCTTTCTTCTGGTGAATCCTCTCGGGTTGGCATGTGTCAATGGTGACACGATTCTTTCATCGGGAGCGACACGGCGACACCGTCATTCCATGAATTCCGCGATGAAGGCATCGGCGGCTTCGCGGAAGAATTTGCCGAGCGCCGATGCATTGGTCAGTTTAGTTCCGGTGAAAAAGAATCGGATTCGATCCTCTCCGGGACGGGTGCCGTCGATTTTCACTTCGTACCAGAGAGTGCGCAACCTGCCGAGGGGAAACCGATTCTTGGAAGCGCGAATCACCAGCCACAGTCCCTCGGATTTTTTGGTGTATATGACCGCCCAAGTTTGCTGTGAGGGGCCAAGCCGGAGCATGATCATGCTCTTATGGTTAGGGTCAATCGCCACCTCGGGCACGGCCTTTTTGATCCCACCAACAATCTGGCCAAGCAGTTCAGGTCGCCAACCTAACAGCCGCCCTGTGATACCCTTTTGGGCGAGATGCCAAATCAAATCGTACTTGATGGTGCGTGCGCTCTCGGTACTGCAGAGAGATTGGTAGTTCCGCATGGCAGGCGCCAGGAAGTCCCAAAAGTTGATTTCATCCAGCGACGCCAATTCGCTCACCCGAAGATCGATCTCGCACCAGACGCCGTGCTGCCTGGTTGCGAGAGAAGGCGGTGGGAGCGGCGGTTCTTCCTGCGGTGGTTCGTAGAGCTTCAGAAATGGCGAGGGAGCCTCCGGAACGGTTCGCCGGACAGGGCGAACACTGGGGGAACTGGTGAGTATTTTGGTGGCACCCCGGCCTGTTCGGATCCGCAGGCGGAGCTGCAAATCGTCCCCCGTGTAAATATGCATGAACCACGGTCCCCGCAATCGTCGAGCGCGGACCTCGATGACATTCTGAGTGGAATAGTCGACCACCAGCGTCGACCGGTGGTTTTCCAGAAATTGTATGAGTCGTTCCAGGATGGCCCGATCCCATCGAATAGGCCTTCCATTCAATGCGGATGACCGAGTGAGATGCCAGGAACGGCCATCTATTTCCCATGGGCTCTTGACGTTGGTCAAGCCGGGTTCGGTTTCCGGTGAATGCAGGGGAAGCAGATGGTCCTTGTACGGATCATACGGCTTGCGTTCTTTGCGGGGACTGTTCTCCAGGACCGACGCCAGCACTTCTCCGGTGTAGGATCGCCACGGCGGCTGCGTCGTTGACGCTCCTGATTTTCCATGGAGGGCTTCCTGTGTTGCCTGGCCCTTTTCGCGCTGCCACCAGCGAGCGTAGGCGACCACATCTTCCGGCGTGCCCGCCACCACAACATATCCTCCTTGTTCACCCGCTTCGGGACCGAGATCGATGATCCAGTCGGCCGACTTGATGACGTCCAGATTGTGCTCGATGACCACCACTGTGTTCCCCAGATCAACCAGCCGCTGGAGGACATCGAGGAGGCGGGAGAGATCGTCAAAGTGCAGGCCGGTGGTAGGCTCGTCCAGGAGGTAGAGCGTTCGTCCGGTGTCCGGTCGCGCCAGTTCCGCCGCCAGTTTGACACGTTGGGCCTCACCCCCGGAGAGCGTGTTGGCCGGTTGACCCAGTTTGAGATACCCTAGCCCCACGTCACAGAGCACCTGGAGAATGCGGCGGATCTCGGGGATGTTTTTGAACAGTTCGAGGGCATCCTCGCAGGGCATGTCAAGGACATCGGAGATTGACTTTCCGTGGTATGTCACGGCGAGGGTTTCCGCGTCGTACCGCCGACCATGGCAGGCGTCGCATTCCACCCAGACGTCCGGCAGGAAATGCATTTCGATTTTGATCTGTCCGGCGCCTTCGCATTTCTCGCACCGGCCGCCGGGCACATTAAAGCTGAACCGCCGTCGGGTGAAACCGCGACGTTTAGCTTCCGGTAATTGGGCAAACAAATCGCGAATCTTGTCGAACACACCGGTATAAGTGGCGGGGGTGGACGTGGGGGTCTGACCGAGCGGCTGCTGATCGACACGGATGACCTTGTTGATCAGTTCCACGCCCTGAAGGCGATCAAATTCTCCAGGGATGGTGTTGGCACGGTGGAGATGCCGCGCAAGAGCGGAATAGAGGACGTCTTCCACCAGCGAGCTTTTACCGCTGCCACTTACACCGGTAATAACGGTGAAGGTCCCCAGGGGAATGGCCACGCTGATGTTCTTGAGATTGTTGTGGCGTGCTCCGTGGACCTCCAACCAGCCGCCGCCCGGTGTGCGAAACGCTCGCCACACGGACTGGCCGGGCACGGATTCCTGAACGAGTGAGCCGGGTTCGCCCGGCCACCAGGACGGCATTCGCCGGTTGCTGGGCGTAAAAATCGCCTTTTTGCCAGAGAGGTACGGGCCGGTGACGGACGCGCGGCTGCGAGCAACCCGCGTCGGTCGCCCCTGAGCGACGATCTCGCCCCCTTTGTCGCCCGCCTCGGGACCAAAATCCAGCAGGTGATCCGCCGCCTGGATGACCTCCCGGTCGTGTTCCACAACCAGGAGCGTATTTCCCAGATCACGCAATTTGCGCAAAGCAGCGAGCAGGCGATGGTTGTCCCGAGGATGGAGACCAATGGTCGGCTCATCCAGCACATAGAGGACGCCGCACAGACCGCTTCCCACCTGCGCGGCAAGACGGATACGCTGCGATTCTCCGCCGGACAACGTGGGGGCCGACCGGGCAAGGGTCAGATAATCGAGCCCCACGTCCACCAGAAACTGCACGCGGCTGGCGATTTCCCGCACGATGTCCCCGGCGATTTCCTGTTCCCGGGGCGTGAGCTGCCACGAGCGGACCTCCTCAAGGAGCCGTCCCAGTGGCAACCGACACCACTCGTCGATGGTACGGTTCCGGAAGCGGACGGCCGCCGCGTCGTCCCGCAGCCGACTGCCACCACAAAGAGTACACTCGGTCTCGGCCACAATGTCCTGAAACGCCGCGCGCAACCGGGGTGAGGTTGCGGTCACTGTTTCCAGCGTGGGATACAGTCCCTTGTATTGGAACCGCAGAAGAATCCGCCGACCCTCGGCCGTGTCGTCGCCGGATGGCGTTTCGTCCAACTTCTCGCCGCGCATTTCGCGTCGGATTCGTTCGTAATCTTCCTGCCACACGTCGAACCATCGCTCACCCGTTCCGTGGAAGATCAGTCGCCGGGCAATGCCGGAGAGCTCTTCCCACGGCACGTCGAGGGGAATGCCTGTCTCCCGGCACAAGGTTTCCACCACCGCCCGGGAAAGCGGTTCGTCGCTGGTCGGCCAGATGGCCAGGGCCTGTTCGCGAAGGGTCGCTTTGGGATTGAGGACAAGCGCGGCAGGATCGGCGCCGACTTCCTTGCCCAGCCCCTCGCACCCAGGACACCATCCCAGGGGACTGTTGAAGGAGAAATGATTGGGCGACAGCGGCTCGAAACTGCGACCGCACTTTTCACAGGCGAAGTGCTGGCTGTGCCGCACCGTTTTCCAGAACTGTTCTGGCGTTCGGTCGTTGGGATAAAGGACGATCATGACGCCGTCGCCCAGCGACAGCGCCATCTCCACGCTCCCGGCGATGCGGTCGCGCTGGTCCGGGCGAATGACAACGCGGTCCACCACCACCTCCACCGCGTGCTGACGGCGGCGGTCAATCCGGGGGGGATCGTCCAAACTGTGGATGATGCCGTCCACGCGAACCCGGGTGAATCCCCCGCGACGCAGCTCATCCCATAACTGATCCACATCGCCGCCATCGCGGAGATCGAGCGGCGCAAGGAGAAAGAGGCGTGTGCCCTCGGGATGGGCCATCACCTTGGCGATGATCTGATCGGCCGCCTGGCTCCCCACAGGAATTCCACACTGGGGGCAGTAGGGCTGACCCAGTCGGGCCATGAGGACGCGGAAGTAATCGTAGATTTCGGTGACCGTGCCCACCGTGGAACGCGGCGTGTTGGCGGCGTGCTTTTGTTCGATGGCAATCGCCGGGGAAAGCCCTTCCACATGATCGACCTTGGGCTTTTGCATCTGGCTGACGAATTGCCGGGCATAGGTGCTGAGGCTTTCCACATAGCGACGCTGCCCCTCCGCATACACCGTATCCATGGCCAGGGAGCTTTTCCCTGAGCCGCTCCGCCCACAGCACACGGTGAGTTGATCCCGTGGGATTTCCACGTTAATACCTTTGAGATTGTGCTGGCGGGCACCGCGGATGGTGATCGCGCGGATGGGCTTGGCTTTGCGGGTACGGGCCTTCAAACTGCGGAAAAATTCCTCGCGTTCCTTGCTCTTCCCGTTCATTGCCGGCAGGGTATGCCCGGCCAGAACGTGACGCAGGAAGCGGCCTGTATGGGACGCCTCCACTTGGGCCACCTCTTCAGGCGTCCCGGTGGCCACAATATATCCACCGGCATCGCCGCCCTCCGGCCCGAGGTCAATAATCCAGTCCGCGGTTTTGATGACTTCCAGATTGTGCTCCACAACAATCACGGTGTTGCCTGCATCCACAAAGCTGTGCAGGACCTTGAGGAGCAGCTCAATATCGGCAAAGTGCAGTCCAGTGGTGGGCTCGTCGAGGATGTAAATCGTCTTGCCAGTGCTGCGTTTGGTCAACTCCCGCGCCAGTTTGATCCGCTGGGCCTCACCGCCGGAAAGCGTGGGTGAGGGCTGGCCGAGCTTCATGTAATCCAGCCCGACGGCCTGAAGCGTCTCCAATTTATGCCGGATGGGTGGGATGTTCTCGAAAAGCTCGAGCGCTTCTCGAACGTCCATCTCCAGGACATCGGCAATGTTTTTGCCTTTGTAGCGGATCTGGAGTGTCTGCCGGTTGAAACGTTTCCCCTCGCAGACGGGACAGGTCACCCAGATGTCAGCCAGAAAATCCATCTCCAGTTTGGTGGCCCCGTTGCCCTCGCAGGATTCGCACCGACCACCCGGCACATTGAAACTGAATCGGCCCGGTTTGTAGCCCCGCAGCCGGGACTCGGGCAAGTCGGCAAATAATTTCCGGATATCGTCAAACACCTTGATGTAGGTGGCGGGATTGGAACGCGGCGTCCGCCCGATCGGCGACTGGTCGATGGCGATCATTTTGTCCAGGTATTCCAATCCCTCGATGCTGTCGAACGCGCCGGGATTGCCTGTTCCGCCGTTCAGTTGGATATTCAGGGCCTCGACCAGAATGTCGCTGACCAGGGAGCTTTTTCCGGACCCAGAGACACCCGTCACACACACGAACAACCCGAGCGGGATTTCCACATCGATATTCTTGAGGTTGTTGTGACGCGCGCCGCGGATAACGAGTTTTTTCTCAGTCGGGGACCTCCGCTGCGTGGGGATCGGGATTGCCCTACGACCAGAAAGGTACTGGCCGGTGAGGCTTTCCGGGACTTTGATGACCTCTTCAAAGTCGCCCATGGCCACCACCCGACCGCCCCGACTGCCAGGTCCCGGCCCGAAGTCCACGATGCAGTCCGCCGCGCGCATCGTGTCCTCGTCATGCTCCACAACCACCACGGTATTGCCCTGATCGCGGAGTCGCGCGAGGGTTGCGAGCAGGCGATCGTTGTCGCGGGGATGCAGCCCGATTGAAGGCTCATCGAGAATGTAGGTTACGCCCACCAGCCCTGAGCCGATTTGCCCCGCCAGGCGAATCCGCTGCATTTCGCCGCCGGAGAGTGTAGGGGCCGAGCGGTCCAGCGTGAGATAATCCAGCCCCACGTTGCCCAGAAACTCCAATCGACTGCGGATCTCCTTGAGCGGTTCCTCGGCGATCTTCTGGCCAATGGCGTCCAGCTCCAATTCCGTAAAGAATAATCGCGCCTCGGAAATAGGAAGCGCGCAGACCTCGGGAAGCGACTTTTCCGGCGCGTCCGCAAAGTGGGGATGGGTGGTCCGGAGTCGGACAGCCCGGCCTAATGGACGCAGGCGCGAGCCCCCACAAGTGAAGCACGGCACCAGGCCGTAGGCCTGTTCCACCTGCCGGCGATGCTCGGCGCTCAGTCCACCGCTTTCGAGAAGAAACTCGGCCACGTCGGCAATTCCGGTCGCCTCCCAGCAGTATGCGGCGAAGTCTGCCAGTAAGTCTCGGTCGTCCCAAAGAGCGTCCACTCCGTACATGAGGACATTCTGGGCAAAGGGCGGAAGCTCCTCCCAGGCCGTCTCCAGGACCGTACCCGGCTCCAACTGGCACCGTGTCTCGAGCCACTCGGCCATGCGCCGAAGGAGAGTCCGAACCGGCGTCGGTGCCGAACGCCATTTACCCAAAAACTCAAAACATCCCTGCTGAATGGATCGCCGTGGATTCGTTAACAGTGCGGCCACATTGAGCTGCCGAATACGCCCCAGCCCCTGGCACTGCGGACACATCCCTTCCGGACTGTTGAAACTGAACAGCTGGGGACTGGGAGGCGGGAAGCCGATTTGGCAATTCGGACAGGTGTAGCGGGAAGAAAAATGGCCGATGATTCGGCCTGCTCGTTCCCGCCGGGATTTATCGTCCTCGCCTTCTTCACCCGAAGCCGATTCGTCTGCGCAGAGAAGGACCTCCCCCTCTGAAAATTTGAGAGCGTTCTCCACAGCTTCGGCGAGCCGGCTTCTCTGGGCGGGGGAGACCGTCAGCCGATCGACGACAAGTTCAATATCGTGGCGCATCTGCCGCCGGAGTCTCAGGTCCTCCTCCAGGCGAACGATCTCG
This is a stretch of genomic DNA from Thermogutta terrifontis. It encodes these proteins:
- the uvrA gene encoding excinuclease ABC subunit UvrA; this translates as MAASDIVIQGAREHNLQAINLVLPRNQLICFTGVSGSGKSSLAFDTLYAEGQRRYVESLSTFARQFIGQMAKPNVDRIEGLSPSICISQKTAGSNPRSTVGTITEIYDYLRILYARAGTCYCPQCGQKIQAQPRDKIIEQILETASGQRVYILAPLVRGQKGEHRNLFASLLRQGFSRARIDGEIVRLEEDLRLRRQMRHDIELVVDRLTVSPAQRSRLAEAVENALKFSEGEVLLCADESASGEEGEDDKSRRERAGRIIGHFSSRYTCPNCQIGFPPPSPQLFSFNSPEGMCPQCQGLGRIRQLNVAALLTNPRRSIQQGCFEFLGKWRSAPTPVRTLLRRMAEWLETRCQLEPGTVLETAWEELPPFAQNVLMYGVDALWDDRDLLADFAAYCWEATGIADVAEFLLESGGLSAEHRRQVEQAYGLVPCFTCGGSRLRPLGRAVRLRTTHPHFADAPEKSLPEVCALPISEARLFFTELELDAIGQKIAEEPLKEIRSRLEFLGNVGLDYLTLDRSAPTLSGGEMQRIRLAGQIGSGLVGVTYILDEPSIGLHPRDNDRLLATLARLRDQGNTVVVVEHDEDTMRAADCIVDFGPGPGSRGGRVVAMGDFEEVIKVPESLTGQYLSGRRAIPIPTQRRSPTEKKLVIRGARHNNLKNIDVEIPLGLFVCVTGVSGSGKSSLVSDILVEALNIQLNGGTGNPGAFDSIEGLEYLDKMIAIDQSPIGRTPRSNPATYIKVFDDIRKLFADLPESRLRGYKPGRFSFNVPGGRCESCEGNGATKLEMDFLADIWVTCPVCEGKRFNRQTLQIRYKGKNIADVLEMDVREALELFENIPPIRHKLETLQAVGLDYMKLGQPSPTLSGGEAQRIKLARELTKRSTGKTIYILDEPTTGLHFADIELLLKVLHSFVDAGNTVIVVEHNLEVIKTADWIIDLGPEGGDAGGYIVATGTPEEVAQVEASHTGRFLRHVLAGHTLPAMNGKSKEREEFFRSLKARTRKAKPIRAITIRGARQHNLKGINVEIPRDQLTVCCGRSGSGKSSLAMDTVYAEGQRRYVESLSTYARQFVSQMQKPKVDHVEGLSPAIAIEQKHAANTPRSTVGTVTEIYDYFRVLMARLGQPYCPQCGIPVGSQAADQIIAKVMAHPEGTRLFLLAPLDLRDGGDVDQLWDELRRGGFTRVRVDGIIHSLDDPPRIDRRRQHAVEVVVDRVVIRPDQRDRIAGSVEMALSLGDGVMIVLYPNDRTPEQFWKTVRHSQHFACEKCGRSFEPLSPNHFSFNSPLGWCPGCEGLGKEVGADPAALVLNPKATLREQALAIWPTSDEPLSRAVVETLCRETGIPLDVPWEELSGIARRLIFHGTGERWFDVWQEDYERIRREMRGEKLDETPSGDDTAEGRRILLRFQYKGLYPTLETVTATSPRLRAAFQDIVAETECTLCGGSRLRDDAAAVRFRNRTIDEWCRLPLGRLLEEVRSWQLTPREQEIAGDIVREIASRVQFLVDVGLDYLTLARSAPTLSGGESQRIRLAAQVGSGLCGVLYVLDEPTIGLHPRDNHRLLAALRKLRDLGNTLLVVEHDREVIQAADHLLDFGPEAGDKGGEIVAQGRPTRVARSRASVTGPYLSGKKAIFTPSNRRMPSWWPGEPGSLVQESVPGQSVWRAFRTPGGGWLEVHGARHNNLKNISVAIPLGTFTVITGVSGSGKSSLVEDVLYSALARHLHRANTIPGEFDRLQGVELINKVIRVDQQPLGQTPTSTPATYTGVFDKIRDLFAQLPEAKRRGFTRRRFSFNVPGGRCEKCEGAGQIKIEMHFLPDVWVECDACHGRRYDAETLAVTYHGKSISDVLDMPCEDALELFKNIPEIRRILQVLCDVGLGYLKLGQPANTLSGGEAQRVKLAAELARPDTGRTLYLLDEPTTGLHFDDLSRLLDVLQRLVDLGNTVVVIEHNLDVIKSADWIIDLGPEAGEQGGYVVVAGTPEDVVAYARWWQREKGQATQEALHGKSGASTTQPPWRSYTGEVLASVLENSPRKERKPYDPYKDHLLPLHSPETEPGLTNVKSPWEIDGRSWHLTRSSALNGRPIRWDRAILERLIQFLENHRSTLVVDYSTQNVIEVRARRLRGPWFMHIYTGDDLQLRLRIRTGRGATKILTSSPSVRPVRRTVPEAPSPFLKLYEPPQEEPPLPPPSLATRQHGVWCEIDLRVSELASLDEINFWDFLAPAMRNYQSLCSTESARTIKYDLIWHLAQKGITGRLLGWRPELLGQIVGGIKKAVPEVAIDPNHKSMIMLRLGPSQQTWAVIYTKKSEGLWLVIRASKNRFPLGRLRTLWYEVKIDGTRPGEDRIRFFFTGTKLTNASALGKFFREAADAFIAEFME